A window from Chroicocephalus ridibundus chromosome 19, bChrRid1.1, whole genome shotgun sequence encodes these proteins:
- the LIN28A gene encoding protein lin-28 homolog A: MGSVSNQQFAGAKPGEEPAGDSPKAENEPQPLHGSGICKWFNVRMGFGFLSMTAKGGATLDSPVDVFVHQSKLHMEGFRSLKEGEAVEFTFKKSSKGLESIRVTGPGGVFCIGSERRPKGKSLQKRRSKGDRCYNCGGLDHHAKECKLPPQPKKCHFCQSISHMVANCPAKAQQSPSSQGKPAYFREEEDMHSSALLPETRE; this comes from the exons ATGGGGTCTGTTTCCAACCAGCAGTTTGCAG GTGCGAAGCCGGGCGAGGAGCCGGCCGGAGACTCACCCAAGGCCGAGAACGAGCCCCAACCGCTGCACGGCTCCGGTATCTGTAAGTGGTTCAATGTCCGCATGGGCTTCGGCTTCCTCTCCATGACCGCCAAGGGCGGCGCGACGCTGGACTCGCCCGTCGATGTCTTCGTGCACCAG agCAAGCTCCACATGGAGGGTTTCCGCAGTCTGAAGGAGGGCGAAGCTGTCGAGTTCACCTTCAAGAAATCTTCCAAAGGTTTGGAGTCCATCCGGGTGACCGGCCCGGGGGGTGTCTTCTGCATCGGCAGCGAGAGGAGACCCAAAGGCAAGAGCCTCCAGAAACGCAGATCGAAAGGAGACCG ATGCTACAACTGCGGCGGGCTGGACCACCATGCCAAAGAGTGCAAGCTCCCGCCGCAGCCCAAGAAATGCCACTTCTGCCAGAGCATCAGCCACATGGTCGCCAACTGCCCCGCGAAAGCACAGCAGTCCCCCAGCTCCCAGGGAAAACCTGCCTACTTCCGAGAGGAGGAGGACATGCACAGCTCAGCCCTCCTCCCCGAAACCCGGGAATGA